Genomic segment of Tiliqua scincoides isolate rTilSci1 chromosome 1, rTilSci1.hap2, whole genome shotgun sequence:
CTATCAGAGTTAGCTAAAAGCAAGGCAAACACTGCTGACTATGCTCTCTGATCTCCACAATGTTACAACAATGCCAAAGGAAAACAACACTCAAGTGACTGAGTTCGTACTCACAGGACTAACAAACCGACTTCAGCTCCAGATCATCCACTTCGTGCTGTTCCTTATTGTTTATGTTGTCACCCTAATAGGAAACTTGGGTATGATAGTCCTAATCTGGTGCAGTCCCCAactccacacccccatgtactttttcctcagcAGCCTGTCTGTCTTAGACATTGGTTATTCATCATCTGTTACACCAAAGTTCCTAActgatttctttaaaaagaagaagaccATTTTCTTTGCTGGTTGTTTCATTCAACTCTACTTTTATGCTATAGGTGCCACTGCTGAGTGTTACCTCCTGGCTGTGATGGCCTATGACCGCTACGTGGCTATTTGTAACCCACTGCTCTATCTGGTTGTCATGTCTCAAAGAAAATGCATCCTGTTAGTAGCTCTTTCATACTTTGCTAGAATCGTATGTAATTTAGTACACATAGTTGTCAGAGTTAGACTATCCTACTGTGGCCCAAACATCATTAACCATTTTACTGTGAAGGCCCTCCACTCCTTGCTCTTTCTTGCTCTGACATCAGTCTCAATTTCTTTTTCATATATCTTTTTGTGGGCTTCAATATGATATCAACTAATCTGATTGTCCTCATGTCCTACACTtgaaatttatggcccaatcctataagggCCTTccgctgatgcaacctgcattcTGCTAGCTGAAGGCATGGGTCAACAGCctgttacacaggccaacacacattttgcttccttaaacgttacaccaattcctgggtatatttggggtgccaattccaaaaatggcatctgttttgccctatcacgtctagttttggagacatggcacagcctttttagtgaatgtttcaagcagcttcctcatgaggaagccatggtgtaggcttatCTTCCTTATCTTTCTTATCTTTTTCCTCAGCTTTGTTCAGTATACATAAAACCAGTAGTGAAAAGATATTTCAGCTAATGAACTCTGGGGGATTTAATCCCAAACTCCAGAAGAAAAACTCCAAACAAATCATATTTGGCCAGCATCACAATAACCTTTAATCCCAGTGGAGCACAGATGTCTTGTGGCTTTAAAGAAGCCATTGGGAAGATATTCCTTAGAGTGACAATGGAATGTTCTGTATAAAATGCCCACCTTTGTTCTCTACTCAGGATCTACTGATGCGATGAGGGGAAATTGCTGTTTCACAGAAGGTAGTCCTGGTGCTCAACAAGCCAAGGTTTGTTTTGTTTAGGCGTAACACTGAATCATGACTACTGGATACTAGCAGTGAGAAATAAGTTTTACTCTAGACCCCTATCATGAAACaagctcatttttttaaactctacAAAACTTCATCAAAGATAGCCAGAAACCCCTCTTCTCCTTTCATGGGTCGTGCGTTGTCTATTTCAATGCAAAGCCCACCAAGGTCAGCAAACAAACAACCTGGAACACATTTATTAATTAAGGAACACCATTCTCTGAGAAGATCATGCTTTCTTTTGACTCTAAAAAGTTTCCATTGAGTAGCATGGACAGGGACGACATGACTGGGCTTGATAAGGTAAGACTACTAAAGTGAAGACAATTTGTGGGAATTCGAGGCTCAGACTGAGGACATAAAGATGGCGCCAATCATGTGAATGGCTTCTTGCAAACAGGGGCAAAGTTATCAGAGTGAGTGTAAAATAATAAAGTGAATTGGTAACAAACTAGAATATGAATGGGAAGAGAATGTAATGATAAATACGGCACTTAGCCATCTTCCATTAAGGTGAGTTATCTATTGTGTAGACTCCAATTCTGTGAAGACCCCATTTTGTAAGAGCAGAACTGGGGAGCTTCCAAGGAGAACGCACGTCTATTGTCTCCCTCTTTTAATATAGTATTTGTGTTCATATTATACATGCTACCTTTAAACCTCCAAGCTTGCAAACGAGGGACAGAATTTTTAAAACGTTTGGGTGTTGGTTGTCCCCAGTTGTCCTTGGAAACAATGGAGGCAAACCATACCTTTCCTACAGCACTTCCACTGGGGGGCTTTGGAAGAATTAGGAATTGAATTGAGCTACAGCAGCTGTATAAATGCTTGTTTCTGACATAAAATGTAGTTTCCATGTTTGGAAAAAGCACATGGTGTTTATTGTGTGAATGGCAGGGTGCACATGCATAAAACCCTTTTCTGAGGTCTGCACCTGAAGCAAGAAAAAGACACACTACAACCACTTTTGATAGACTATAGAGTGCACACTATTTTCAGAATAGAAAATAATTAGGAAAACTAGGATGTGTTACTTTCTCAGAATATATATTCCTTggtattttaggctgcaatcctatccacacttacctgggagtaagccacattggctataatgataattctgagtagacatgcataggattgggctgttagggccaaatcctaaccacctttccagcactagtgcagctgtgccaatggggcatgcgctgcatcctgtggttggggggggcaatcacagaggcctcctccaggtaagggaatgtttgttccattgccttagggctgcattgcggctgcaccggcactggaaacttggataggattatgcccttagacAGGTAAAGGTAGCTATTTTATGGATCAAACATACTCAAGATGAAACTTAACTTGATGTTAATAGTTCGGCTCTGCATATCTGCTATTTTCAGACCATAACTAgaactgtcggggggggggggaggaaatcctgATTGGGATGATTGTGGCATTGACAAAGAATCGAACCCTCTTCCCCACACCATAGTTCCAGTCTGGTGCACCCCGATGGCCACTATTTTTATGGAGACAGTGTGATTGATATTACTTATGACTTGGTTCTCGGTTAAATGCCATTTCCTAGAAGTTGTGCACTCCCAAGAGAAGGTAACACTGCTTGAGATGTCAAGGCATGTGTGTAGAAGAGTAATGGATCCTTCGGAAAGGTAACAGCAATAGCTTTTAGAAGCTGGCTCCTCACATCAGGTCTTGTGGGTCTAGGAGAACTGAAAATCACCCCCACTGTGCAAGTTGAGCACAGCCATCATTTTGAGCTGCACTTGCTGCTACTTCTCAGTGTGTTACTCCCTTTGTGATGCAAGTATGATTTTCTCCACCAAACCACAGGGTTGATGAAAGCCAAATGATAAAGAATGCCCACCAAAggacccaaggctgcaatcctatccatactttcctgggaataagtctcattggacAAAATGGGACTTAGAATTAAATCTACTCAgaattagacatgcataggactgtgctctaagaAACAGAAGGCTGTGTTTTAATTACGAGAAAGATATGAAATGGCAGCAGCATCTGCAATAGGCTGACTGAACTCTAGTCTTATGTACTGGACACCCTCCACAATGCCAGGTTCCTATAAGAAATGCTCCTAAAGTGTCTGTTATTATGCTGTAAAAAAGATCTTATTCATCTTCCACTGCTGGCTTGATTCCCTCTTGTTGGCTCTCCTTTGACTTGGAGGCGTAGCCAAATGACCTTATTAGTGCCGCAAAAGATGTACCTGCATTTCATCCCTAATGCTTACCCCACACTGGCCCTAACTCCATTGCAGGCAGATCCCAATGACCTCCCACTATACTACCTCAGCATATGAAGAACCCCCAAAATACAGCTCTTTGATTCTGCTGTAATATCAATAACTTTGATACATACTTTCAATTTCCTTATGATTTGATTCCTGCTAGATTCATGGAGGAAGCAAATCACACCACAGTAACAGACTTCGTCCTCCTGGGATTTACAACCAACCCAAAGCAGCAGCTGATCCTGTTTGTGGTGTTTCTCATCTTCTATATAGCTAGCCTATCTGGGAATATCACACTCATTGCAATCATCTGTTGCAGCTCTCGCCTCCATACACCCATGTATTTCTTCATCACTAATCTATCCTTCTTGGACCTCTGGTATTCCTCAGTCTACGCCCCTAAAATCCTAGTGAATTGTATCTTTGAGGACAAGAGCATTTCCTTGGAAGGGTGTGCTGCCCAATTCTTCTTCTCAGCAGGCCTTGCATACAGTGAATGTTATCTCCTGGCCGCGATGGCCTATGATCGTTACATGGCCATTGCCAAACCACTACTTTATGCCACAGCCGTGTCCAGGAAGCTATGCACAGGGCTGGTGGCCCTCTCGTATCTAAGTGGTTTTGGCAATGCTGTAATCATCACCTCAGAAACCTTCACTCTGAACTTCTGTGCTGGCAACATTATCGATGATTTCTTCTGTGACCTACCCCCACTGGTAAAGCTGGCCTGCAATGTGCCCAGGAGCTACCAGTCTGTACTCTACTTCATTTTGGTTTCTAATGTCATTACCCCCTCTGCACTTATCCTTGCCTCCTATGCCTTCATCCTGGCAGCCATCTTGAGGATCCGCTCCACTGAAGGCAGACTCAAAGCCTTCTCCACATGTGCTTCCCATCTGACAGCCGTGACCTTGTATTATGGCTCCATCCTCTTCATCTACTCACGCCCAAGCTCCAGCTATGCTTTACAAAGGGACAAAGTAGTGTCTGTTTTCTACACAGTAGTGTTCCCTATGCTGAATCCTCTGATTTACAGTCTGAGGAACAAGGAGGTAAAGGATGCTCTGAAGAAACTGACAAAGAAATGGAGGGTGGAATAAATAAATGGGCCTAGAGACATGCATTTTGCTCTATATTTGTGCATAGAAATATCCTCAGAATTCCCATTATATAATGCATTCTTTGTAAGTCACCATATTAATGAAATTTCCATTTTTAATATGAATAGAACCCATTCTCTCAACACTATTTTTATCTAATCTGAGAATATGAGAATTAGTATATGCAAATAGTAAAAGAACAATAACTAAAGCTGAGTGATTACTTCCTTCTTTGTGTTTTAGGGCCattattataataccattgtacaaatcaatggtaaggccacacctggagtattgcatccagttctagtcgccacatctctaaaaggacatcatggaaatggaaaaggtgcaaaagagagcgacttaagatgattactgggctagggcaccttccttatgaggaaaggctatagcgtttgggcctcttgagcctagaaaagaggcacttgaggggggacctgattgagacataaaaattatgcaggggatggacatagtggatagagagatgctctttacactctcacacaacacaggAACCaagggaaatccactaaaattgagtgttgggagagttaggacagacaaaagaaaatatttctttactcagtgtgtagttggactgtagaactccttgtcacagtatgtggtgatggcatctggcctggatgccttgaaaaggaaattggacaaatttctggaggaaaaatccatcacggattacaagccatgatgtgtatgtgcaacctcctgcttttagaaatgggccatgtcagaatgccaatgcaagggagggcaccaggatgcaggtctcttgttatctggtgtactccctggggcatttggtgggctgctgtgagatacaggaagctggactagatgcggcttttcttatgttcttataatggtgatggggcagaagagctccccctccagcagcagcttgtccAACCCTTGATAAACATAGCGTAATCTGCCCCGTGGTTTCCATAAACCACCAaaaagtaggtcatgacccactggtgggtccaggacccacagtttgagaaccactgctctagaggctgcGGTCTGATTCAttaatgccaaggggtatggctataatttaatggtgattgggcagcaatgctctcCCCTCCAGGTAGCTgcctgtttaacccttgatgtacatagcctaatctgccctatcagtttcaCAAGCCACCAATGGGTTccgggacccacagtttgaaaactgctgctctagggcaggggtctccagaccccgACCCATGGGTCAGATCCGGAGTTTGGAAAAGCCCTCCTCCCCATGAGCtgcgcttaccattctgctacATAACCACTTCTCGTTCAAGCCAATCtgtgcacagggatgctctggaccagtggtgctcaaaatgttgctcgcgatctactggtcgatccccaggcaaaatgagtcgatcgcggagcccttagtctagtcacTAGCAGCGAAGAGGAAGGAAGGCGGGAGGAGCGCGCGCGTGGTGGGGGCGAGGAGAGGAGCGGAGCGCGCTCGAGGACGGGGCAGTACACAAGGAGCCCCCTGAGAGGGCGGTGGGGAGgttggagcaggcagggagatgaggggcagagagagagtgtgagagtgTCCCCCTGGAGGAGCTGAAGCTGCGGTCCtgtccacgcttgcctgggagtgagctccagtgactctaatgggacttttctgagtaagcctgcataggatggggctctggggctgcagtcctatccacacttgcctgggagtaagccctagtgactataaagggacttacttctgagtagacaggcttaggatggggctctgaggctgcagtcctatccacacttgcctgggagtaagccccagtggctatactgacttctgagtagacaggcttaggatggggctctgaggctgcagtcctatccacacttgcctgggagtaagccccagtggctatactgacttctgagaagacaggcttaggatggggctctgaggctgcagtcctatccacacttgcctgggagtaagccccagtggctatactgacttctgagtagacaggcatatgaTGTGGGGCTCcggggctgcagtcctgtccacacctgtcagggagtaagctccattgactataatggaaccttAGTAGACAGGCATCGGACCGGACTCTGAAGCAACATTGGTGCCTGTGAGGAACCTTGGGGCATCTCTTAAAGGGAGGGAGATAAccattggggggggcagatggaaTGAGAAGCCATCTGGACAACATGTAGACATTGTTGTCAGAGGGATGGGTGCCTCCAAGGCAGAGagcagacagcccaatcttatccacactttcctgggagtaagccccattgacattaatgggacttctaagtagacatgaacTGTAAATTGACAGAACTGGAGGAGATGAGGAAGGTAAATGGGGCAGAAGCAGGTGGgaaattctgttatggcaaatgctattattgtaaaaaaaactctggtagatctccgggccttgctgggttccagagtagttctcgagccaaaaaagtgtgagcacccctgctgtggacagttgcatctgcctggacatcctgctgcATAGCCTGCTCGGATGCTGGGCAATAGATGCAATAGAGTGTCTCTGTGCACTGATCGGCTTGAAAGAAAAGCGGCAATGTGACAGAATGGTAAACGCcacttggggtggggagggctttttccctTTATGCTGTAGGGAATTGTGGGAAAATTCTACCTGCCAACATAATGACAGGTAGGCCAAATCCTTGCTGCAGTGCCTGTGGTTAGGCATAAGGGGGGGCCCTGTTGGAAGGCTAGAGACCAGCAGCTGCCCAAGTGTACCAGAAGCCAACATCACCCTGACCACATTGACCCTGAAAGATGATCCCACTCACCCTCTGGTCTCATTTACACCTGACGGTTGATTGTTATGAACTGGCACCCACTGCTCACTGCCACCATTCCCtcgaaggcagtggttcccaaactaggtaTTGTGACCCAAACAAGGGCCACATGGGTATTCTTGAAAGTCATGGGAAGGTCTTTTAAAATCACCATCATTATTAACATTCACCACACCGAGAGAAAAACTATTTTTAGCGTCATGGTCAAAATCATTTAGGAGACACTCCTCTAAGAGGTCCATGCCAGTGCGTAGTCGCCTTTGGCAGCTGGATGGCATCACAACTCATTGCAACACTGCCTGCAGATTTTCAGTGATGACAGCATCACATCATCACATCATCTCTGAAGTCCTGTGTAGCAAACTCCACGCTGCGTTGCATGGAGCTCAGGTGGGAGGTGTGCACCTTAGCAGGAACACTGCTCACAGCAGAGGAAGGACCCTATTGTATGTCTGCAACTGTGTGAGGTGAGGCCAAAGTGAAACCTGTGAAAGAGAcaccatttccttttctttttcttgttgcctCCAGAATACTCGCCCCTCCTTTTGTTATTACGACCAAAGCCTGGATAGCAGTCCTTATGCTAATTTCAGCAATGTGACTTTAACTTTCAGATGACACCCAGAGTACCTGATGCTGATGCGGATAAATACAGAAAATTCAAGTTCCCTCGATTTAGAACTTCCATAGAATTGCCACTTTGGTCATTATAAACATTGTCGGCCAACTTTTCAGATAATAATAATTTGTCTGTCATTGACTTCATCGGGTAATTATCAGATAACTGCTACTGGATTGCAGGGATATGCCTTGGGTCTGAGATACTTGGGAGTATGTCCCAAAGCAAAAGTTTCCCCAGTAGGTCTTTGTCATCTCTTTTGTTTTGCTCTGAGTCAATGCCTGTGTTTGCTGAAAATACAGAGAGCTCCATCCTAAGTCACATGGAATTGAAATAAGCCCAACTTTCCTCATGGAGCTAGAGGCGTTTTGCTATTTGTTTCACAATGAATCATCCTGTCCTGCAATCAGAATAAGTCCAAAGAAACAGAATGCTTAAAAAATGTAAGTTCAGGAGGCTTCTGAAGGAAGGGATTTTGATTATGAACAGTACACATCCACAGCTGCTTGGGCTATGGTTTACTGGAACATGCTTTAGGCATAGCTATGAGGAGCAGGTGTATGAAAAGCTCTTAATTGATGAGAGGAGCAGTTTGGCTTTTCCTGAGCAAGTGGCAGAGAACTGAGTGTGAAACTTGTTTTAGGGTCATAGTCTATTCATGCAGGACACTTGCCACAGTCACCGTATCTCAGAAGATCACCCATGTGAATGCTGATTGTTCCATTAAAGATGATCAAAGATGGTAAAGTACTAATCTCTGAAAAGTTAAACCTAGAGAGTCCAAATGGAACTGTACAAATATTATGGTTACAGTGATTGGTAAAGTGGGAAACTGATGTAAGGCTGCCATAAGAGGCTAATAGAAAAtgctccatgttcattggcaCATAAGTCAGTTTCCTCAATGACATCTGCTTCAAAATAATTTTGCATTGCAGACTTAGAAGTTGATATAGTTTAATGAATCAAGAGTAATTTTAAAGGGGTGctgatgttatatatcaatctgaAAAATTTATATTTGACTTACAATGACATGTACCTCAATGTGGTGAACTCATGATAGGCATTTGGTCAAGCCAGCAGATTACTGGTGTCATAAACAATAACCAAGTGACTCCAATTGGGTCACCATATTAGTTATAGTTGGAACTTGATTCATCCTTCTGGCTAGTTGGTAACCTTGAGATGTCTACCTGGTAAGTCTCTTTGCCCGGAAACTCACTCAAAGATTCAGACAAACACTGAATATGAAACTCTCAGAAAGATCCTAACTGAGAGCCGAGCACTTTTGGAAAATCATATGGTTGGAATCAATGATATTATAAAAACATACTTGCCGCCTAATCCTATGTGTTCCGCCCAATGGCAGCGTGCCACCTGTGCTGGtgttgactgctgtaaagcagtcagtgccagtcacaAAAGGCGTTCTGTGGGAAGACCTGCACCTTCCTGCCTCATCCAGCacttctcctgctgcttgccaacaaaggtaagtcagtgggagagggagggggggcaggagggtgcaTTGGGGCCTGGTCTAGGCTATTTTGCTAGCGCAGGTCTAAGCAGACCCTTTCATACCACAGGGGCTTACCCCTGgtgcaaatattcccttatccagaggagtcCTCCTGGACATTCCCTCACAATAGGATGCAGCAATCACCATTTTGGTTCTGctacattggtgggggggggggtaatagacaggattgggctgtagatgcATTTTCTCATTGTAGGAACAACATCAAAGATGGTTTGGATTAATAATCTAACCTCACATCGCTTAAATCCCTCCATGAGATTTAATTTAGATAATGTTTTGAGTCATTATTTTATCAATATAATAATATCTCAATTGGAGAAAGCAAGGCCAGTTCTGACTTTGTTCATTGGATTCCTACAGTGTTACAGTGATGCAAATGGGCAACAACACTCAAGTAACGGAGTTCATACTCACAGGATTAACAGACCTTCCAGAGCTCCAGATCAGCCTCTTTTTGATGTTCCTTGCTATTTACGCCCTCACTCTGTTGGGGAACCTGGGCGTGATCTTCTTAATCCAGTCCAGTCCCCAACTCCACACTCCTATGTACTTTTTTCTTAGCAATCTGTCTGTCTTGGACATCTGTTATTCCTCATCTGTCACTCCCAGGCTCCTAAGTGATTTCTTTAGGAAGAAGAAGACTATTTCTTTTGTGGGTTGTTTCTCTCAGCTTTTCTTTTATGCCTCCTTTTCCACCACGGAGTGCTATTTCCTGGCTGTGATGGCCTATGATCGTTACGTGGCTATATGTAACCCCTTACAGTACTTTGTCACCATGTCCCCCCAAAAGCGCTTTCAGCTAATAACCGTGTCCTATAGTGCGGGGACGATTAATGCTTTAGTGCACACAGTTGCTGCCTCTAGACTCTCCTTCTGTGGCCCAAATACCATTCATAATTTTTATTGTGAAGGCCCTCCTCTCCTTGCCCTTTCTTGCTCTGATATTGCTCTTAATGATATTTTGAAGTTTGTGTTTGTTGGTTTCAACATGATAGCAACTAATCTGACCATTATCATCTCATATGCATTTATCCTCATCACTATTTTAAAGATTCGCTCAGCCAGGAGCCGGCAGAAAGCTTTCTCCACGTGCTCCTCTCACCTCATGGTCATCACCATTTTTTATGGATCTGCTGGCTTTGCGTATGCAAGGCCCAGCTCCAGAAACCCGCAAAACCTAGACAAAATGGCCTCTGTGTTGTATACAGTGGTGACTCCCATGCTGAACCCCTTGATCTACAGTGTGAGGAATAAGGATGTAAGGGGTGCCTTGGGAAAAGTCCTAGGAAGAAAAGCTGCTTCCAAACACATCTGAGGAACATCACTGCTTGAGGATACAtctgttttttttccatcttTAGTGGTTGTAGTTTTTCCAGGTAACAGAAGACACTGCTTCACTTTAAAGCAGCCCTGATGGACACCATTCTAATCATTCTGTGCCATAAAACGTGAAGCACATTGTTGTGTTGGATAAAGAATTGTACCATATTATGTATGCACTGCAGTATCTATATATCTGTAGTGTCTATATATCTATTTTCAAATGTCAAGTGAATGTTGCATTCTTAAATAGTCAGATCTAGTACTGTGGATGTTGATTCTGAACTTGATGTTTGGTGTCACCCAGTTGCTTGACGAGGAAGAAAAATTTCActtgggggagagagaaaatatttgcatttaatACAATATGTTGTTGAGTTTCATCTGCATAAATTATCATGCCTTGGACAACTGAACTCTGCAGGCTAACTTAGCTGTGGTGTGTCAGTTCCGTGACTGGAACTCATGCCATTGTCTTTTTCAAAAAGGTCCCATACCCTAAGGGTCTCAGTGTGTGAGGAAAGGGCTTTgactcccacccccttcccccatgcttTTGCCACATCCATTTTGGACTCTCCTCAGCagatttttgaaaaggaaaatagcTCCAAAATTTCCAGTCACAGATCTTGCATACCACATCTGGTCCGGCCTCAGATTCTTCAGGTGCAAGTCCCAAAATCACATGATGGACATATAAATTCCCTAAATATTTAATCTCCTAAAACAGATTGCTTCAGTTCTTTCAGAAAACCTTAAGTTTTCTGGGCATGAATGCACTGTTCTTTCATAGCAGACCCTTCAGCCAAGGGGGGCAAAAGCAGGGAAAAGAATGTTGAGGTAAAACTGTTTTACTTTTTGTACTCTGTTCTCCTGGAGTTGCAGAATATTTGGAGGAGATTAAAGAAGGCACATTGTTGCCCAACAACCTTTGTGTCGCTTTCATTTGGGTGTGTATTATGTAATATGCatgtatacatatgtatgtgGTGCTGTGTGCGTGCCAGGAGAGCATGGCCCATACCAGCaatatgagggcccaatcctatccaattttccagtgctggagcagctgtggcaatggggtgtgcgctgcttcctgtggtggggaggcagtcacagaggcctcctcaagggaacttacctcagggttgcattgtggctgcaccggtgctgtaattttgaataggattgtgccctgagtctggAATTGGACCGATGGCAGAAAGCCTGCAGATCGCACTGCAGGCTTCAAGGCCACACTTTTTGTTTTTCAGAGCCATCACCTCTCCTGCTCCCACTCTAGCAGGCTGCGTTGGAAGATGATTTCCTGGCTCTTGTTTCAGGGAAAAGTCCATGGGAGACtgcaccttgcttgcacagcatgtGTGAACATGTGGACTAAAGCCgcttcctgacttggagtaaACATAGTCATTAACTACACCAAAGAAGAGTCCCCAACCCTAGCTAACCCCATGGGTAAACTGAATCAAGGAGTCCATGCTAATAAAGCATCTGACATCCAGAGCTGGCTGCCGCTCCCTTATCATTCATGAATCTCTGATATTCTGCATCCATCTCTCCAAAATGTCTCAGACCTGCTCACAGAAAGGAATGGTTATGTATGTTTCCTGCTGGCTGTGACAGCACATGATTCCTACACAACCATTTGCATCCCCCTATATATTTGATCGCTACAGTTGGCTCCTGTGCGGTTGGTACCTAAATTCTCTTATCCATACTATACTGGCAAAGGATTAGGGCTCTTTTTGAATTTGGCAGGAATCAGCTCATCAATGGGGAAAGCAAATGCCTTTTACTGATAACACAAAATCAGCATTAACAACCTCTAGGAGGCAGATGGAACAGGTAGCATGCTTACATCGCTTGGTTCGGCAAC
This window contains:
- the LOC136644427 gene encoding olfactory receptor 9G19-like, with protein sequence MEEANHTTVTDFVLLGFTTNPKQQLILFVVFLIFYIASLSGNITLIAIICCSSRLHTPMYFFITNLSFLDLWYSSVYAPKILVNCIFEDKSISLEGCAAQFFFSAGLAYSECYLLAAMAYDRYMAIAKPLLYATAVSRKLCTGLVALSYLSGFGNAVIITSETFTLNFCAGNIIDDFFCDLPPLVKLACNVPRSYQSVLYFILVSNVITPSALILASYAFILAAILRIRSTEGRLKAFSTCASHLTAVTLYYGSILFIYSRPSSSYALQRDKVVSVFYTVVFPMLNPLIYSLRNKEVKDALKKLTKKWRVE
- the LOC136644433 gene encoding olfactory receptor 5J3-like, encoding MQMGNNTQVTEFILTGLTDLPELQISLFLMFLAIYALTLLGNLGVIFLIQSSPQLHTPMYFFLSNLSVLDICYSSSVTPRLLSDFFRKKKTISFVGCFSQLFFYASFSTTECYFLAVMAYDRYVAICNPLQYFVTMSPQKRFQLITVSYSAGTINALVHTVAASRLSFCGPNTIHNFYCEGPPLLALSCSDIALNDILKFVFVGFNMIATNLTIIISYAFILITILKIRSARSRQKAFSTCSSHLMVITIFYGSAGFAYARPSSRNPQNLDKMASVLYTVVTPMLNPLIYSVRNKDVRGALGKVLGRKAASKHI